TCGATATCCACATACTCGACAATGCCGGAAATCTCGTCGACGCTGCAAATATCGCCGCGTTGGCTTCTCTGTTGACTTTCCGGCGGCCGGAATGCTCGTTGGCCGGAGAAGACGGGCAGGATGTGGTGGTGCATCCTCCCGAGGAGCGCGACCCGATTCCGTTGATTATTCATCATCTTCCCATTGCTGTTACCTTTGGATTTTTCAGCAATGAAAATCTCCTCGTACGAATTCCTTTTTGATTGATGCTCTTTCTCTCTGGTTTTGTTTTTagagttttttctttatttagggtttagggtttatgtgtGTAGGTGATAGATCCGACGCACCATGAAGAGTGTGTGATGACAGGCCGCATGACTGCCACGCTTAATTCAAACGGCGACGTTTGTGCAATTCAAAAGCCTGGGGGAGAGAGTGTCTCTCATAGCGTTATCATGCACTGCTTGAAACTTGCTCATGTTAAAGCTACTGATATTACAACTAAGATTAGGGATGCCGTGAGTTCTCTTTTCTTGCCTGCTATTGCTGCACCTGTTTATTTGTCATGTCAAATTTGTAGCTGATATTCTTTGTGAATTGATTAGGTTGAAATACACAACAATGAAAGGGCTTTACGGAAGATTAAACGCCATTCTTCGTCTGTTGCTGTGGATGTATGTGgggaaaaacaaaatcaattggATGCTAGTCATTTGGACAAATTGAAgctggaagaagaagaagaaagtccTATGGAATGTGAAGCCTCACCATCAGGACAAGAGCAAAGTAAGGATGGAGTCTCAAAGAATTTCACCGGTGGTCCCTCGAGTTGGTACGATACTAGCTAGTCCAAGAACTAATAGTTttctttgtatttgtttttgttttaaaatttattgatagtCTAGTTGTTTCTAGTCCAGTCCATTTATTACTGCTAGAGACCTGCAAATGCAGAGAAATTATCATTgtcttacaaaaagaaaaaagaaaatagtactCTACTCACATGTATGATATATCAGTGGCATAACAAATTGCTCCAGATCATGTATATAAATCTAAAACAAACTTTTATGAGACTGAAGACTATTTACAGCCAGTGGATAGATAAGTTGGAAACTTACTGCAATAAAGCAACAGAGAGATAGAAAGTAAACTGAAATTAGTAATTGCCATTGCCAGGTCATTTTGAGGTCCTTCCATTCTGACTTTTGTCTATGTTAAGAAGAAATTCTTTGGTTAAACTATTTGTTACCTTATAGTTcctattttaagttttagtccCTACACAAGAAAATTGCAAGTTCTAGTCTCTGTATGAGAAAACTTTAAGTTCTAGTCCCTACACATGCATAAAAGTAAAGTTTTGGTCCCTGACATTACTGCTAGAGAAAAATTTCTGGCGGTATAAAACCACTACAAAAACTCTATGATAGTGATAAATGCTACAAAAATTTAGCTAAGGACTAAAACTTACAATTTTCTGGTATAGGGACTAAAACTTATAATGGGCACAAATATTGGGAccaaatgaatattttaacCAAAtccttttgaaattttattagaatACATTTTATATCTTGTCACCATTGCTCCTTCACTTCCTCAGGGATCCCTACTCAGAGTGTGTCAATTCAGATCTTCTAAAAGCTTCTCTAGCTTCACGCGGTAATAGCTTCTCTTTAAtcttcaattatgatattagcTGTTATGTGGCTTTTGATTGAACCAGTAGTTTATTGTCTGACTTTGattgaataaattataaacttcTCCGTAAACACTTATTGGAGAAGAAATTAAGACTAAAGAATGCATTGAGCTTCTTCATAAGCTAATAAAATCAACTTGTGCGTTTTAGTTTTTGGAGAAGTTCAATGATAGAGCTTCTATTAGAGTCaagtgcataagttgattttagtttatgggagaaactcaaattattttatcttattttcttctcttataagtGCTTATGAAGAAGTTTATCTAAACTGGACCTATGTATGCATCGTTTTCTCTTGTTGCTTTTATTTAGACTTTTTCCTTTgggatttcattttcaatttgaaaTGGTCAACTGGTGTCTGGATCACTTTATACACGTGTATGTGGTCTAATGAGAAGATGGAACTGCGTACACTCGACTCATTAGAATTGTTGTATAATATGCAGGACCGTCAGTTCCTAGTAAACAAAAGGATTCAAGACGTGAAACTAAGCCCAAGGAACCACCACTGGAAATTAAGACAGATTCTACACCAATTAACAAGGCTCTAACTGCTGGGCAGAATAACAAAGGTAAGACTCTCAAGGATGCCGTCAAGCCCAaacacaagaagaagaaaatagtatcttccaataatgaaaattaaatgattaaattagttCTTTGTTGACTTATTACCTCTCACCTTCTAAGCTTGTGTTCGTATACCTGTTGCAACGGGGAAGTGAATTGCAAATGTTCCCATTTTTGAGAAGCAACGATTTCTTGTGTTTGTATACTCGTTTAGGGCATTCCAAATAGAGAAACAAACATGCACACTAAGTTGTCTGAACTGTTAGGCTGTATTTCTGTTTCCTCTTGGATGTGATAGATAGGATGTTGGAAACATTAGATGGACAATGGAGTCTCAATTATTTTTCCGTGATAGAAACTCCTGAGATAATATTCTATATAAGACTTTTTTTGGTACTTGAAAAGTTCCTTCACCCCCCAGCAGACTGTTGTtgccttttagtttttttttatcatatgacAACATTAGATTGTTTAATATAGAATACTACTGCTCGATCTATCTGTCCAAAATTGCAATATCTGTAACGGTGGAAAATGCAACTGGATGTTTTGCATCTCTTAGGAACAACTCACAGTAATCACTGATTTCTACAGTTTAGTATTACCTTATTTGTAATTATGTATGATTGTCGATGCGGGTTGATACTTGATATTAAAAAGATCAAGAATAATAACAGAAATATACACACATGCTATAGTTATCCAGCTGATTAGAGTCTAGAAACAGCACAATCAGatgaaaaagtaaaagtaaaccAATTATTGGTTACAAGTCTCACAAAATTGACGTTAAATATCTAGAGAAGAATAACCAAGGCCCTCTctacaacaacaaaatagtGTGATGACTGCCAATTGCCCATATGTTAAAATTAGGCAGACCACAGTTTATGCTTTCTGTTGCGAATCTTGTAAACGTATAGCACATTTACTGgataaaagatcaaaagaaCTCTTGGAAAACAAATTAGTGAGAAACACATGCTCACCAAGAACCACTTATACAGCACAGCAGGTTGTTCAATGGAATCAACAAGCTTCTGCAACAATGGAAGACAAGTGAATGTGTAAATCTATacacaaaataaaagagaaaaggtttAATCAAACGATttcattccatttccatgtagAAACtcagacttgaaatttgaattattcCATTATAGGAGTCTTTCCACTACAAAATGGAATTATGTTTACATGACTTTGAGATAATCTGAGATGTGGCATTTGCAAAATATTTGGCCCAGCCGCCAAATCAAACAGGCTAGATGCTTTAGCCAATCAATTTGTCCATAAGATTTTCTATCTTCAGTTTCAGtcttctttgttttttcttcacaaaaaaataaaaagatctatgcttttttttccagaaatattatttttaaattagttgaaGATTAAATGTGGTCTTTTTATCAGAAAGATTACATATGATTTAATTCTTTAGTTATAAggaatttcttttaataaattttgccaaataataataagatattttaaaatgcCTTAAGTATTCATTTCGTTCCTGAAGTTGATCATGGGATATAATTAgagtttgaaattaaaattagtcaTGTTGATTATAGTTtgtacttaaaatttattttcaaaattagtaTTGAGATTCCACTTTCTCATGAATTTATCTTGAAACAatttcatgaaattaaaattaactaacttAAGATGTTCctaattcttctttttttttcttcattcagGGAAGTCAATTCTCAAGAAAATTTAAGGAGATGCGTCAAATGTTAAAAtctttggttatttttttaagaaaaaatataataatacatttgcaagacatttttttttatgttttatattgttaaataaattaagtgTAATTCGTTAAATATAATGTAAGACTTACATGAATATCATATGAATTATACCTAATAATCAAATGTTCGATAATATGTTGTTATATTTTCTCTAAAGAAAATATATcgttatatttgtttttagccgtgaatttctttttttttcattcctttaatttgtttatgatttataaatatatttgaaactCATAAAAGGTCACCAACAAAgtctaaattatatataaaatattgtacGTACAAAGTCTAAATTATTCgcttttaatcaatttaattgttataaattttgtaCGTACAAAGTctaaattacatataaaatatttggaATGCTCTTCTAATGTTCAGCAACGGGTTTAAACCCTGGCCAAGAGGGATATAAATGAACACTACCACAACTAGAAGAAAGAAAGCAGACTCGCCTGTAAAGAAACCCTTGGGATTGATTCCTATGGGTTCTTAACCCATTTTCTTAGTTAaggtgaaacaattttttttttgttttgtttatatttgaatCTAAAGGGAGTATTTGagtatcttttatgtttttgtttgttaaacATGCGTCTAACTCAAGTCTGCCACAACCCAACATGGGGCGATTTATGCATTTGGGGAAAATGATTGAGGCGTGCTTCAAATAAGAAAATGTACTTGTTTTTAGCTTGAGTAACTCTTATATAACCATTGGTTTTTAGCTCAGAATTTTACAGCtttctttaatttgtatttgagatatttttttaaaataagttaattcactttaaacttatttttttactaaaattaagAGTAGCCAAAATAGTTTACACTTTACAGGCACCTAATTAAATGATGCAGCCAAAATAATTTTGGGAGCCATGTCTTTAGGTGCCGGAAGGAGAAGCCTGGCTGGGTATTATGATCAGCGTTGAAGTTTGCCACTGATATTTGCTTAACTGAACTTTGTGTAAAAGTGAAGTTGTTTCACAATATACAGTCTATACTGCAGGGTTAAGTTGACAAAAACATAAGATAGATAGATTCCTTCTTTCCTCCTTACCTCAGTGACTTGTGAGACTATTGATTTATTTATCCCAATCCCCCTAAAAGGTTATTGCAGCAATGGAAAGAGAGAGACATTGACATTGATGTGTgcatatgttttaattatgagTGATAGGACGAAAAAGGGTGAAGCATACTCCCCAGTATCCACACATACTTGCTACCCTTAGGCAGCTACCTATACGTATATCAATAACAAGTTAACAAGTTTACATAATTGTCACTTCTTCATGTTTTGTACGACTAAATGAATTGCTCATTTTTCCAATGCTTTTTACCTCAAACAAACACCACATGCTCTAGCTTACAGAGGATACTATTCTTTCTTCTATTGGCTAAATGCCTTACATTGTCTGTAGAAGAAGTGTTTCAGGCTCTTCCATTGTTGCTTCaaggtaaaataatttgtatttcttAACGATGTATTATCACCTTATTCAATAGTTTGACGActcatgtaaataatttttttattaaataatagaataataCATTATTGAATGACAGTATAGATCTTTTTTATACCAATAATGCATCGAATTAAATTCACGAAAGGTTGTATGCTACAGTAGTCCAATAATTTTCTAAGCATAAACTAGCTGGAGTGCCAATGATCCGGGACCACACCCATTCTCTCTTCTCTACCAATTGAATTTCTGCCAACTGTCCTAAGAGGTAGtgtcaaaattcaaaagcaTAATGGCTGTACCACAATAACTTTcgcttttgaattttgatcaatttgaaaaagtggttaaacataactaatattttaatcaattgaaGATTAATAGATGCTAACAGTTGACAGAAACTGGATTGAACcaacaatatttatatttaagttatGCTTAGTTATAACTTGTAAACTAGGGATTAAGAGATTAACATGTTATATTTGGATCCACATCCATCATAGTTTTTCTCGTAAATATTGATTGGTTATTACCTTTTTATATAATGGactgtataatatatttaactatGATTTGTCATcagataattaaaaatcattgaaTTTAAGTTCCAACCCTGCCATCTCTGAGCTCAAATATGACAGAACCTTCAGAAAATGGAATTGGTCTTGTAGAAGCCACCTGTGTCGTATCAGATTCAATCAATTACATCCCACGTTTTTTTATCTAACATGCAATTCAATGTCAGTTACTCTACCAATTACTATTTCGGACTATAATATTTACCTTTGAGTCACATTTAATGTTCGGGTCACAAAAGTTTCCTTGGTCCTTCTTCAAGTATGATGCAGAATCTTCATCAATACAATCTACTTTCTCTTTCTGGAATCCTCCGTGTTTATGTGCTTCAACCAGCTTATTTCCTACATAGGGAAAACCACAATCCTTCCACATCCATGCCATTTTGTCCATGTATCTAAGGTATACTTTTCCATCTGAGCCTATCAATAATAATTGATTGCCCTCAGAGCTTGTACCAGGTGAACCAACAAGTGTTACGCCTCTATTGGGTGTTCCATGTTCCACCCAGTTCCATCCATACGATGAGCTCCATTGAAACTCAACAACGCCACCTTCTCTTGAAACCATGAAGAGGGAACCTGAGAGTGTTTTTAATGATGGTCTTATAACTGTTCCAGTAAACTGTGATAGAACCAAATGCTGAGAATGGTAATGCTCATGCCACAAATCAGTCACTTTGTTATACTGATATAGGCGACCatttcttccaatgacaaatattatatttttcctcAACAATTCCTGGTCTACTATACATGCAACCTTAGCATCTGGAGGATTTCTGCAATCTTTTCATTTCAACTTCTTCAAAGTAACCTGAGGAAAAATTTGTATACTATTTACTTCTCCAATTATGGCATAGCTAGTTTTTGTTGCTGTATTTCATTTTGATGTCTGAAGAATTTATTCCCAAATAATTTAATCCATGCATAAGGTTggcaaaagaaaaatcaattaaatgcaaacttaattaatcttttaaatttatgcTCTTAAGTAATACTGCACCAGGATCAATATTCtcattttgttattctattCTTTAGAGTTTACTTACCATTAACTTCATTAGTCTTCCAGTTTTGCTGACAAAGAAGAGAGTATCTTCAGTTGTAACCTTCCTTTCTTGGCCTGGTAATCCATCCCAAGGTTGACCTCCAATAACATTTCTTCCTTTCCTCACAGCAGTGCAATTCCTCCATGCCAACTCCTTGCCACTTCTTTCTCTAAGGAGCAGACTCCCTTGTGTATCAACCATGAATAAGCTTCCATTGTAGTTACTCGATACACCTTTCATAGCTGTAGAACTCTCATGCCTCAGCCATATCCATGCACTCTCAATACTAATGTATTCAAAAATCAAACCATCAtctgttattaaaaaaaacgacTTCCCTACATCCATCAATCGCAGGAGAAAGTTACTACTAATCCAGTTATCTGGTGTATTGTATTCTTCTGAAGATTGTATCAGTCTACCACCACCTGAAGTGCCTACAGATAAATAATGATTCTGTATTTGGCTTTGCTTTCTCCTACCTGTTACTAAACTTACTAATGATTCCTCTGACTCATCTTTTATGCCTGTGAGACAATTTCTGAGGCCACGTTCTTCTGTGCAATATTCTGCATTCCATCCTTCACTCTCTGGCACATCTAATACGGACCAAATGTATTTTGTTGATGCTTTCCTTCGGATGTTTTGTGGTGGAGATGGCCCTGAACTTTCACCGTCGCGTCCTAGTGGATGTAATTCTGCAATTCTGCCATCATCTAGAGGAAACAGTATCCTGCCAATGTACAATTGCAAGCCAGCTATACCTTTTGCTGCTTTTGCATGGAGAGGATGCTGATAACTTTTCCATGCTCCTGGAAATTGATTATTTGGAACAAGGCCTGTTTTCACGTGACTATGTGAGAAATCAATGTCTTGAACTTAGGATTTAGATTCAATTGTATAGGCTTTAGAGATAATATTCAGTATCTTATTGctctttttaaatataaattttaattctctacAAATATGGCTTTTAACAGTATTTGTTaaggaaacaaataaaatatacaca
The nucleotide sequence above comes from Glycine soja cultivar W05 chromosome 11, ASM419377v2, whole genome shotgun sequence. Encoded proteins:
- the LOC114375963 gene encoding uncharacterized protein LOC114375963 produces the protein MVSREGGVVEFQWSSSYGWNWVEHGTPNRGVTLVGSPGTSSEGNQLLLIGSDGKVYLRYMDKMAWMWKDCGFPYVGNKLVEAHKHGGFQKEKVDCIDEDSASYLKKDQGNFCDPNIKCDSKVASTRPIPFSEGSVIFELRDGRLAEIQLVEKREWVWSRIIGTPASLCLENYWTTVAYNLS
- the LOC114376380 gene encoding uncharacterized protein LOC114376380; this translates as MHRRPIEFEGTLVERRLHQRKWKWVVHGRHQDQNLTCITPALQDESSETSSTSLFFTTSLGSVFEYRIPKQLGLVPNNQFPGAWKSYQHPLHAKAAKGIAGLQLYIGRILFPLDDGRIAELHPLGRDGESSGPSPPQNIRRKASTKYIWSVLDVPESEGWNAEYCTEERGLRNCLTGIKDESEESLVSLVTGRRKQSQIQNHYLSVGTSGGGRLIQSSEEYNTPDNWISSNFLLRLMDVGKSFFLITDDGLIFEYISIESAWIWLRHESSTAMKGVSSNYNGSLFMVDTQGSLLLRERSGKELAWRNCTAVRKGRNVIGGQPWDGLPGQERKVTTEDTLFFVSKTGRLMKLMVTLKKLK
- the LOC114377289 gene encoding exosome complex component RRP45A-like — its product is MEQRLANTWRMPLNDKKFIETALLSDLRLDGRRPSDYRKLTVKLAKQDGSAEVHLGQTHVMTFVTAQLVRPYRDRPNEGSLSIFTEFSPMADPSFDPGRPSDAAVELGRVVDRGLRESRAIDTESLCVLSGKLVWAIRVDIHILDNAGNLVDAANIAALASLLTFRRPECSLAGEDGQDVVVHPPEERDPIPLIIHHLPIAVTFGFFSNENLLVIDPTHHEECVMTGRMTATLNSNGDVCAIQKPGGESVSHSVIMHCLKLAHVKATDITTKIRDAVEIHNNERALRKIKRHSSSVAVDVCGEKQNQLDASHLDKLKLEEEEESPMECEASPSGQEQSKDGVSKNFTGGPSSWDPYSECVNSDLLKASLASRGPSVPSKQKDSRRETKPKEPPLEIKTDSTPINKALTAGQNNKGKTLKDAVKPKHKKKKIVSSNNEN